The stretch of DNA TCGCCGCCGGCGGTGCCGTTCTCGATCCAGACCACCTGGAAGTCGGCGGGCAGCTTGGTGGGCTTCTCTTTCAGTGATCCGCATATGATTGCCTGTATGCCGTGGGCCTTGCTCAGGTTGAGCAGCATCCCCAGCAGTTGGGCGCGAACCGCCGGCAGCAGCACGTCGAAGCGATCCATCAGCACCAGGCTCAAACCGGAAGCCATGGCGATGGTGAGGGCGATCAGCGCGTCACAGCGCCACCGCTCCGACTCCGACAGCAGCGCGTACAGGCGGCCATTGGCGGTGATTGCCATATCGGTGCTGATGGCTACCTTTGGCCAGCCGGCGGTGGCCGACAGGGTGGCCAAGCTGGTGTTGATTGGCTCCAGGGCACCGGCCAGAATTTCGCCGGGGATGCCGTCCGGCGCCAGAGCTGCGGCGATCAGCGTCCAGTCCTTCACGTCCTGGTGGTGCTTGGCCGCCTCGGTACCGCGCTTGTGGGCGCCGGCGATCAAGTCCAGGCGCTCGGCCATCATTTCCACCTTGGCCTTGGCGCTGTCCCGCGTATTGCGCTGCACCAGCAATGCTTTCTCGACACGCTCTACCATGGCGTCGGTCACGTCTTCGCCGGCGGTGGCGTTCAGCGCTTCAAGGTCACGGCCAGCCTGTTCAGCCTTCTGCACCGCCGCCAAGTCGTTGATCTTGGTGCGGTCCATCAGGGCTTTTGCCTCGCGGGCCTTGCTCAGCTCTGACTGGGCTTCCGCCAGTTTCTTGCTGTCTGCCGTCTTTCCGGTGAACAACTCAACCGACTTGCCGGCCACCTTCAACTTGACGTGGCAGCTCGGGCATTCGCAGGACGCTTCACCGTCGTAGGCCTCGACCTTTTCGAACCCTTTCGCAATCGCCTCATCCCACTTTTTAAGCTCGGTTTCGGTGGTATCCAGCTTGGCCTGGGCCCGGGGCAGCAGCGCGAACGCTTCAGCCAGTTCAATTTTCCGCTTTGCCGCGCTGGCGGTGGCCTGGCGCTTGGCGTTCAAGCCACCCAGGTGCTGGTTGCCTTTCTCGATTTCAGCGGCAGCAGCGGCCAGATCCGCCTGGGCCTGGGTCAAATCATCCTGGGTGACTTCGGGCGTACCCTCGGGCAGTGGGTCGATGGTGACCATCCAGCCTTCGGCCTTTTCGCTGCCGTAGTTCTCGCCGGCGATGGCCTTCCAGGCGCCCCGGCTTTCGGCGGTGTAGGTCTTGGCCTCATCCATTGCAGCGCCGAAGCCCCGCAACAACAGGGGCTTGATCTTCTCGACCTTGGCAGCGTCGGCGCCCCGGGCGACCAGTTTTTCCACCACCACCTGCGGCTTGCCGCTGGACTTGGTCAGGGCGAACAGCAGGGACCGGCGCGCCTTATCGTCCAGGTTGGCGAAGGCTTCGGGGTTCAGCACGTAGGGCAGGTAATCCTGGCCCTCGATATCGTTGCGCTCAAGCGTGCCCTTGGGCAGCGTGATGCTGCTGGCCACGCCGTCGTGCCCGATGATGATCTGGGCTTTCTTTTCACCCTCGGTGATCAGTTGGCCGTAGTCCTTCTTGAGGGCGATCCGTGCAGACTCGCCCAGCGCCAGGCCAATGGCCTCTTTCAGGCTGGACTTACCGGCGCCGTTCAGGCCGCACACCATGGTGATGGGCGCGGTAGTCAGGTCCAGGTTTGCGCTGCGCAAGCCCTGGAAGTTCTCGACGTAGATGGTTTCGATACGCATGGCTTACTCCACACTCAGGTTTTGGCCGAGGTCTTCCAGGGAGGCAATGACCTTGTAGGTGTTTTCGGTCCAGGTGTCGCCCTCAGCGACCAGCTCGACCACTTCGTTGTCGATCAGGCGCAGCAGCAGGGTTTCAGCTTGCTGGCTGCTGATAGCGAGGCGGCTTTGCATCCAGTCGATGCCGAAGCCTTCGGCTGCCTTGAGGACGATCAGCTGGGCCGCGTCGTCGTAGGTGAACTCGCCGAATTCTTTTTCAAAGACCGCCGGGTTTTGCCCAACGTCGTGC from Pseudomonas sp. NC02 encodes:
- a CDS encoding AAA family ATPase, whose protein sequence is MRIETIYVENFQGLRSANLDLTTAPITMVCGLNGAGKSSLKEAIGLALGESARIALKKDYGQLITEGEKKAQIIIGHDGVASSITLPKGTLERNDIEGQDYLPYVLNPEAFANLDDKARRSLLFALTKSSGKPQVVVEKLVARGADAAKVEKIKPLLLRGFGAAMDEAKTYTAESRGAWKAIAGENYGSEKAEGWMVTIDPLPEGTPEVTQDDLTQAQADLAAAAAEIEKGNQHLGGLNAKRQATASAAKRKIELAEAFALLPRAQAKLDTTETELKKWDEAIAKGFEKVEAYDGEASCECPSCHVKLKVAGKSVELFTGKTADSKKLAEAQSELSKAREAKALMDRTKINDLAAVQKAEQAGRDLEALNATAGEDVTDAMVERVEKALLVQRNTRDSAKAKVEMMAERLDLIAGAHKRGTEAAKHHQDVKDWTLIAAALAPDGIPGEILAGALEPINTSLATLSATAGWPKVAISTDMAITANGRLYALLSESERWRCDALIALTIAMASGLSLVLMDRFDVLLPAVRAQLLGMLLNLSKAHGIQAIICGSLKEKPTKLPADFQVVWIENGTAGGDVQLQKAG